The following is a genomic window from Homalodisca vitripennis isolate AUS2020 chromosome 5, UT_GWSS_2.1, whole genome shotgun sequence.
gcaatccccagggtttttggcaattaatgggtggaaaaaagcggtgttgaggctaacagagggtggcaaatataaaaaagcaaaaaataaagtgaacacagtttaatacgtacaaaaagattgacttaatgGCGGCagtaaatttatttgtgtaaaggaattttatatttttccctgaccaacgtcgaaattccctgacttgagaccggattccctgacttttccctgatttccagtcctgtttttttccctgacttccctgatttccctgacctgtagcatccctgttaTTCTATATGTTGTTTTCCcacattttttatagaaatgtttgTCTTTTAATTGTATGTGTACTACAATgatgtaaatgaaataataacaaacaaaccGATACATCTGAGTACCCAACGGAATGTAATGAAtgtcttacaaaaaaaaaacgacCTCATTACATCtgttactatattaaattttaaagtttaaaataactgtactcagtttgtttatcctcgctatcatggttaccaattaaacaaatgtaaaaatgttcgctttTGCGCTCAGTAAAATCctttggagtgacatgcactatcactGAATTCGATGTTGCATATACAGAGATGAAGATTTATGTTCAGTAAGTCTATGGGTAAATTCGTTCTCAAGATACAGTGTCTACAGAGAGaaagaaatgaaatctttctaaCTCCTAGAGTGATAGGATTTGCTAATGTTCAATCAACTAGGTAACGACAGttagcttttatttataataaaaattttcaaatactttaaacaaagcttcagttttaatatttgaaaacagcTTGCTAATAAGACAGTAGACGAATCAAAATGCACTTTTCATTTCTAAAGCATTTTTTGGAACTCTTTCAGGTTACAGGGGGTTATAAACCTATTTAATTCTATTTCATAGTTGTTTAACTTAAGTGCTAAGTcccaaatgttaatttaaatacatttctagtGTTGTAACAACTCTAACAAAATGGGTTTCCATACATTTCCCAATGTTCTACTTACTCCGAGGctataatttgaattaaacatACCCGGGTATTTATGGAAATTTGGTTTTCACCCTTACTTATACCTGGGTATTTTACATCACTACTGATGATCgtaaatcaatacatttacgCATTCCTACACATTCGTACCATTTTCGTGAAAAATCCcactttgcaaaaaaaaattttaagtctactacgttaaataaaactaaaaaaagtgtaACACATTTGTACTAAATCAATGGACAGTTGCTTTGTTCAAATAagacattgtaaaataaatctaatatgtTTGGTTTAGACTGTTTGTAGTAAAAGaactgttaacatttttttaatataatttaatttacaacagaattttataGATCaagagaaaaaagaaaacaagactAATACAcgtatgtaattattttgtatttacatttaatagtttttgaaaGGATTGTTTGAAAATCACTAAAACTATGAAGTTTTTAAAGCATGAAATCtggggccagcactcaaagtgttcaAGTTGCAATTATTGTCATGCATAATTGTCCTTTATGCATACCTGAGTGTATAAAGTCTGATTCCGGAAAGTATGAAACAAATTCTGTCAAatcacataaaaaactatattaattccAAACATTACAATAGAAGAGGAAATATCGAGTTGGATACGCAATAGTAATGTAGgagttttgataataataaatagttgtttaaataaaagaaatgcaTATCACCGTCACAGGCATTTGACGTAAGCGATGTTCACaagtatttaaatgattttagacTCTGcaattaaaaatcatgttaagATGAATGTACACCTAATTGCAGGGATAAGAATTTGgcttagttaattaaaaaaataacatttattttaggacagaccaacataacaaaaaatcttAACAGCTGATTccatttaacaataacaattattttggaactttggtaaaacaactttgaattgcATATAAGTCCACTgtacaaaattcaattcaatatttcaaaattttacttttcaactCTTTCAAATTCCAAGTCTGtacatagtataaaataaaaacaattaaaataagtgtataaattaaaatactgtttctGGTGTTACAAAATTACTTTGACACGTATAATCAAGCgataaaagcaattaaaaatgtaaataaaatattcataagaaTCAGGTAAAAGTGTTGTAAAATCCTTGAAAGAGttgacaattttatataaaatgttcttttaaaaatactttcatcATAAAACTCATATAAAAGTACAAATGGACAAGGTTTGTTACCAGTTGTAAAGGCATTAATGAGTGTTTTATGACACTAAATAACCTACAATACCAATATACAGTCAAATTAACAActatatcatataaataagtgtaaaattcACTCGTGATGGTTCATATACTGCTAAAAAAAGAAGTTACTCCAAAACGTAATAAATGTAGACGATACGTGTATAAAAGTGAGCAGTGACTCGTCAAACTGAGGAACAACAAAATGGCACCAAACGTTCAGTAGAGCTACGTGTTTACGCGGTTTAGTGGCGTAGCAGTTTTTGACTGGCCGCAAAGTCGATCTCCGCGTAGGTGAAGGTCTTGTCGGCCGCTACGTTAGGGCTCGGCGTGGAGGTCGACGAAGATTCGGTCAGCGATGTCTGTGACTTAAGACTCCTGGCCTGACCGCTGTCGTCCTCCGAACTCGATCTCACCAAGTCCAGTGAAGCGTATTGAATCTCCTTCTCCctgaataagtaaaaaattggtcaacttacacacacacatacatatatatatatatatatatatatatatatatatatatatatatatatatatacataaactatGTAATGGATCACACTCAATATTCTTTGACAGAAAggataaaaaaatcatgtttataattACAGTAAAACCCTGATTAACTGAAATTGGGTCAAACGAAGTGGTTCCAAGAACGATTAACTGAGcaaaattttctataaaacaacAGAACGCTGCGCATCCTAGCAGACAAGTGGGCACGTGCATAACACAGCTATACCAACTGGTTGGATAAATAAGATGTCCCTCAGATGACCAGCACCTGCCTCCACACCAATATTACTGTCACGATTCCAAAAGTATAGCTTACACAAATTGTTAGTACGTAATTCATTTCCCCTACACATCCTTtctaaatatgttatttgtaGATGCAATCGGGTAACCAAAAAAACTGATTATCCCAAATAATTGCACTCCGCCTCcctttaaccctctcccgctcgcattgtttccaggcgctcacggtgtttgtaacctcaattaattcgctctgccggtcgcgctcggtcaaaatacgcggcgTCTGAACTTacatacgttctgtcattgtaattaactataattatatatattaattattttactatatattggttcaatgaagttgattgtacgagaccagggagggggcacacggacagctgggcgccgggttgtttgttgtgcagttacttggtgaaggtcaatgtctggctcgccgtcactgccccctgccactgtgatcactccgaactacatcctcaatgccaccaaccacttcacaaggctctggtacatcactacactcacttgaatcgtcgcaatcactactaataacgagattgATTTCACTGTCatgaagtgtacgactacaacccgccattgtttccgcacaactaatacaaatagcaaaataatggaataaatctactgtaaaagtaaagtaaatggtctcctgatagcaaacaacctgtagtagtagtacaaactattgctactcgagagcagcacttatcggttctagtagataaagcagtgcgtgccgatctgtgccatttaggctgcagtggctatgtCGTGGCCGTGCTGATTCATGCCTTgagagcgggagagggttaattcggttctactgtaattagattttaaaaaataaacaagaaaactaATTGGCCTACATCCTTGTCGATACACTATTGAACATGTTTCCTGGAACAATGATTCATGGTGCAGGGTGATTATGCAAATCTAAATAGGCTAAGGACTCTGGGATAGCGATTTTGTATGTTGTTCCACGAAGTAATAACAAGATTAGAGAATACAATTTAATGGTTCAGACACGCGGTTgacctttaatatttataagtacaggtacttgtataatacaataattagtacCATAAGTAAAATTGGAGTAAATGAAGATGGTACATGAATGGCTACAGTACAAGTACCACAGAATGCAAATCAAACTGACAATCCAACATATGAAAATTAGAAATCAGAAAGATTGTTCTACAAGTCTTACTCCAGTTACTAGCTAAATGGCATTTTATTGGGCCGAAAATGTTTGAATTCGAATTCAATTTTATTGACATCCttaggtattaaaaattaaaattttggagtTGACATTATTTGTACTACTTTAATTAAGTGACAATTTTGCTTTACAAAGGTGTGTTTGCTGATCTTTTAGTGTTATATTAccccaaatttaaataaaaaaagtaaaaaacttaataatttagcAAAGCcgagaaatgaaacaaaattgatTTCTTTATGATTAATTAGTTGTACATATCCATCTATGtagagtaaaattatttacagaacaCCCAATGCTTTCCGGTTAGTGTTGGGAAGCTTCTGGAGCATCTGTTAGCAACATGGTGGCTTCAGCAGGAAATTAGCAAAAGAGAACAATATAAATATGGATTTATAGGAGAAATCTTGACTGTATAAGTAGAAAAACTGTGTTGGAGCCACATTCTGGGCACCACAAACAAACCAAGGAATACCAGTTATACTGTGGAACACAGTATTATTATGTACTCTCTTGAATATGAACAATATATACAGCATTTCATGCAGACCTATCAATGTAGTAAGATACAAGGATGCCATATACCACAGACTGACTCATCACAAAATCTACAAAACTATAGAATGAATTTACGTGAAACTTTGTACACACGTTTTGTTTTACTTAACACTGGAGGCGCttgttaagaaataattttgaaaaattcacaGCCAATTTGTCAAACCACGATTcttctaatacaattttttaacacattcagaatcattaaaacattagaacTACTATTAGGATTCATCATGAGTTGAATATTCAACACAGGATCGGATTCTATTGAATGTGTGGAGTTAGCCatgtcattaattattaattgattagtaGTACACAAATCCCTGCTTATGTTTCTGTCATACAAAAACCATAAATAGACATCCTAATTAGCAAATTATTGaagatttgtaaataatgtatgattttatttgtataataataatcaatattcctttctcagcaaaaaaaaaaaatttgaaaaattaggATACATGGCAACTCTTTACTTAACTAAACATTCATTACCAACATACCCGACACTGCTAACTGAGGAGGTTCGAGACACGACGACCGGCTCACTGCTCTTCCCCGCATTCGATGTTGTAGCCACACTCTCGCTCGACACCTCACTGGCAGTCGGTTCACTCAGTCTTGTATTCACTGTGTCTTCCACACCGGCCAACGACAGGTTGGACAAGTCAGTCACCAGTCTCTCTACAGACGGCTTCCTTGCGTCCACCTGGGCGGTCTCCACAGTGGCAGGAGGCACTTCACTGGTGCTACCCGGTGCGAAGTTGACGTACTCATTTTCACTTTGGTCGACGATCACGGGTTTCGCACTGGTCTGTGTGTCCTGGGGCTGGGCTAACTTCACTGTGCCACTAGAGGCGTCCACAGGACACATAGAAAGTTCGTATTCTTGTTTGGCTGTGAAGGGTTTCATGGGCGAGCCCGGGCTGTTCAAGTTGAGCGGGAATATCGTTGTGGTGGACCCTGAGGGAGTTGTCACGCCGCTGCCGGTCATCGACTCCTTGCTGTCTCTCCTAGCTGTCTTCCGGCCCCTAGTCCTACCCAGGGACGAGTACGGACTAGAGGAAGGAGAGGAGCTGCCGAAACTGTTCAGTGGGAGGTAGCAAGGTATCTTAGGAGGTGTTCCGGTTGAATGTTTTCGTCCACTGAACGGACTACTCGTTTGCCCCTCCTTGTTCGAAGTTTGAATTGCAATAGGTTGAGAACTGTATCGGTTACGGTCTTTCCGACTTCCTCTTCTGTCCCGTTTGTTACAATTTGCGCCGCTCATGTTCATGTAATTTTCAGCCTCTCCTTTTCCTCCTTCTAAAGATGGTTTTCTCTGAGACTTATTTCCCGACCAGGACATTTCTACGTATCCTTCAGGGGCTTTCTTGGGTGTGTCGACCGGTTCGGTTCGCCCGGCAACGATCTTAGTATTGTTGTTATCTTCGATCAGAGACTTCTTCCTCTTGAGGCTCATGTCCAGATAATCTTCCTGCAAGGAACCTCTCGCTCGTATGAGATTCTGAGAGGTGAGTAGCGGTTGTTTGATTGCAGGTGTTGGATTGATTTTGATGAACTGATGAGGACGAGTCTCGTTGATTGGGAATGTTTCTACCCTTGGCTGAGACGACTTTGGTAACACCGGCTTAGCCTCGCCTCCGGGTCTCATCTCGAGGTACTCATCATTTCTGAGGGGGGAGTTCTGTCTAGCGCAACTGATAGGGTTGTACGTGACAGTTGCTGCAGATGATGCTGTTGATAGGGAAGAAGCACAGGGGGAACTACTGAGGTTGTTGAAGGTCGGCTCTTCTATGTTCAAATCATCTCTGGATCCTGTTGTCATATCGACGTACCCAGAATCTGCCTCAGGTACTCTGTAGAGTGGAGAGGAAGTGGGATTAATCGGAGGGGAAGATGACAAGAATCCTATTTTTCTTTCAAACGGATAACTAGTCTTAGGAGGAGAACGTCCAATGATGCTTGAAAATCTGCTATTCTTAGGCGGTGAAGGAGCCAGGTGTGTCACGTCCACATCCAGGTCGGAAGGTTTCGGAGATGATCTTGGAGACATCTCCATATAACTTCCTTCAGCAGTAGAGTAAGATGAAGCGGCAGATGACACTGCAGAGGACGGTAGAGTCAATCTCTCCGAACTCACTGATGTTGTCGGTTTTTTGAAGATGTTTTTGTTGCGGGTACGAGACTTGTTCTTGCTGAAGTCCAGCTCCATGAGGTCCTCAGAGGGCTCCACGGAGGAATGGGACGACTGGCGAGTCGGGGTTGTGAGATGAGGGTGCACACCACGAGCCCTGGGGACCGTCGAACCCACAGAGAATGCCCGCACTCGCTGAGGTTCACTCTGCGCCACAGCCTCATTTCTGAAACATAACGACAACTCATTACAAGTACACTGAAACCGATTCTGTTAAGTAATTGAATTGCCAAACCTCAATTACCTTTGGTACATAGTCACTGTATGAAATTTCAAGCTGTTGCCATACAGTATGCAAAACacgtaattgattttttaatctcTTGAATCGTCTCGTCAGTTCGTGGATGACAAATTGAGAACATGCAATAGAGCAACTTCAAAAACACAATTGAAAATACTAGAAAACAATAACGTTCTGTTTCTAACGTCCAGGTAAAATTGCATTATTTGCTTTCGTGATAGTTACGTAGTTGACCATCAGAGTGTAGTAGTAATTAAACAGCACTACTGTGGATTTGTAGCAGTTGTACACTACTAGAGACTGATGTGTATCACTTTACAGCTGAAGCGAACTCCAAAGTGGGTTGGAAGTTAAAGGGTTAAGAAGAAGAAATAATGACCCGGCCATCATATGTAGATAATCACCAAATTTTTGAGTGGGCCATcttcaatatgttttattggAAATCTAATTGGAGCACAATCCCTAAGCACTTTTTTGCATCTAATTCCAGAGACTGATAGATGACTGTGTGAGGACCTCACCTGTTAGCCGTGGTGTTGTTGATGTTGACAGGTCTAGAGCCCACACTGTACGCTCGGGCCGGTCGCTCACTCGGCCCATCGTCCTGGCTGATAAGTGATGATACTCGCTCCAGGTTGTACTCCGAGAACCGCAGGTCATTTGAGGGAGTGCCAGACGTTAGAGAGCAGCTGCTACCTGACGACACGTCTCCTGTGGACCAATCACTGGGGTTGAAGTTGATTCTCAGTTTCACCAGTTCACAGTATTACCAAAAATAACAATTCATtcagttcataaaatatataaacaattactatATCCAATATGTTCTCTTTTACCTATTACAGATTTACTTATGTTTGAATTAACATACCCAGCAGGaatcacttctgactggtttataccttccagttgaacccaccactgagcacagcaaaaaccgatgtgtcacttaaatctgggcaaccttataaagatgttgagattctggggttcaaggacAATTCAATAGGTCTGGTCtggagatggctgttggagttggtggggtttgttccctaacctcagaggttcttgctagccccaacaagggtgtgccaccccctgcctgctttgactggagaggctggttcagagttggcctccccttcttccggggagacatgactttgagattagtgccctaattcttcctcatggatctcgataggaggcggcccctaccccctaaccttacccatcctgaatatcctgtcactccggaagcagcgctaaggttcttataggaccaagtgcaatttataagcttcttgtcctaagagaacaaaaaaaggcatttataattatttattcatacttATACCTAATAGTTTGTTCAAAATATGGGAGTTGtctaattttagaataaaatatagtgCATTGATAGTCTCCCTCAAAAGACTAATACTTGAAAAATTAAACCGAGTCTATTCATAGTATGATGTAACTAATATACATAGCACATGTGCTGTAATACGATATAAGATGAATGCTTTATTTCACAACAAAAGCAAAAACCATCACATTTTACTGTGGTTGATATGGAGCTACAACGATATTAATTACTTTCTACaccacttttaaataatatgtgaatCTTCCAATTGGTATCGTTGCTTAAATTGATAACTACTGATTTTTCTCTGTATCAGTTTAAAGGGTACTGAAACCTTGTCACTGTAATTATGTAGAGTTGTTTTCTATAGATCACGTAAAAACTGAGTCAGTACCAGAAACAAGAATACCAAAAATCGAAAACAGAAGAAACCCTGGTAGCCCTGCTCTTAGTCCTGACACGGTTCTCGTAATTTGATCTACGGTCTAAGGAACAAACCAACGAGAGTTCACTCTGATTTTAGTACCTATTTTGCGAGCAGACTGTGAGCCATGGTCCATGTCCACGTAGGCGTCCTGGGACCCAGGAGCCATGGGTACGTAGCCTTCCTCTGCCAGACTGCTACCTCGGGAGTGGTTGGCGGACTGGGGCTGGCGGTTATACAGCACTCTTGTATCTCCTGCAACACGTCTTGCTCTTACTCAAAGAGAAAACTttatggaatacatttttatagaatttacatttgaaaaaatctATTACCATTTCTCCTTCATTCTTTTCTTCAATTAATGTGTAAAACGCCTAAGTACACCTACTCTGTACCTGTACATCTTCACAATTTACTACATGTGCGTGTGTGTAttgaaataatagaatacaaatactaatttataactcatctgatttaatataaaaaccactgtttagaacatttcaaatattgaaGAGGCACTGAAACTCTATCCACCTATCCAGTTTATCTCTGGGGAGATAGGAACATGGTAAGGATATTAATCTATAGTTTTCTACTGAATTACGCTCACATTTTTACTACTAAGCTTTccagtttttaaacaatgtacaGTTTAATAACACAATGAGTTCTTATCCATTTTATGCTTTAAAGACCCTTTAGTTTCTTACtgtattataatgataaaaatacgt
Proteins encoded in this region:
- the LOC124363286 gene encoding insulin receptor substrate 2-B isoform X5; amino-acid sequence: MKMSVRSWPSLGGGDSSSKDSMKPLPPDVVKCGILKKYHTRYKDCNERKILRFSKELLFMHLPVDEITLKKKFFVLRGDSIEASARLEYYDSEKKFRSGQPAKRSITLKTCFNINKRSDMRYKLMIALYTKNDCFCIVLETEAELDEWLKALLCLQQGEDIPDGVEARPNFEHVWEVDVQGKELGYVRNILGPYMLCLTDTDLTLVKKDDSQRYKILLRNIRCCGHLHSFVYLELGSAASIGPGNLWMLTEDSNIAQNVHAATLSAMTNCAKKDKDIIMPKSRNRSSSANEASRPIAVIQRWPTHAEGSLPSHKGESSVATSPASVTDSSHSGLTGVRDRCDSLPGRARTTSEGPHHHPAPRHLAPAHRPHSMYTRGISYSPPVGSSPVSPASGACSMTDSAGSSLSMDGDGDHWAVEGELRYGHSLTPEEPVIMEENLDDYAAWPAGTGEDEKLNNYMSMERSLCLPIHNNSSLTNLRKYSHSLTGVKQSSPSQGSFMDVYSPCGSSPLEASGAYMPMSPGDTRVLYNRQPQSANHSRGSSLAEEGYVPMAPGSQDAYVDMDHGSQSARKIGDVSSGSSCSLTSGTPSNDLRFSEYNLERVSSLISQDDGPSERPARAYSVGSRPVNINNTTANRNEAVAQSEPQRVRAFSVGSTVPRARGVHPHLTTPTRQSSHSSVEPSEDLMELDFSKNKSRTRNKNIFKKPTTSVSSERLTLPSSAVSSAASSYSTAEGSYMEMSPRSSPKPSDLDVDVTHLAPSPPKNSRFSSIIGRSPPKTSYPFERKIGFLSSSPPINPTSSPLYRVPEADSGYVDMTTGSRDDLNIEEPTFNNLSSSPCASSLSTASSAATVTYNPISCARQNSPLRNDEYLEMRPGGEAKPVLPKSSQPRVETFPINETRPHQFIKINPTPAIKQPLLTSQNLIRARGSLQEDYLDMSLKRKKSLIEDNNNTKIVAGRTEPVDTPKKAPEGYVEMSWSGNKSQRKPSLEGGKGEAENYMNMSGANCNKRDRRGSRKDRNRYSSQPIAIQTSNKEGQTSSPFSGRKHSTGTPPKIPCYLPLNSFGSSSPSSSPYSSLGRTRGRKTARRDSKESMTGSGVTTPSGSTTTIFPLNLNSPGSPMKPFTAKQEYELSMCPVDASSGTVKLAQPQDTQTSAKPVIVDQSENEYVNFAPGSTSEVPPATVETAQVDARKPSVERLVTDLSNLSLAGVEDTVNTRLSEPTASEVSSESVATTSNAGKSSEPVVVSRTSSVSSVGEKEIQYASLDLVRSSSEDDSGQARSLKSQTSLTESSSTSTPSPNVAADKTFTYAEIDFAASQKLLRH
- the LOC124363286 gene encoding insulin receptor substrate 2-B isoform X4, with protein sequence MKMSVRSWPSLGGGDSSSKDSMKPLPPDVVKCGILKKYHTRYKDCNERKILRFSKELLFMHLPVDEITLKKKFFVLRGDSIEASARLEYYDSEKKFRSGQPAKRSITLKTCFNINKRSDMRYKLMIALYTKNDCFCIVLETEAELDEWLKALLCLQQGEDIPDGVEARPNFEHVWEVDVQGKELGYVRNILGPYMLCLTDTDLTLVKKDDSQRYKILLRNIRCCGHLHSFVYLELGSAASIGPGNLWMLTEDSNIAQNVHAATLSAMTNCAKKDKDIIMPKSRNRSSSANEASRPIAVIQRWPTHAACGPGGGNHQRTYSFPLSPLPPSRRASTGTRPNITAPTPQKSATHSLTGVRDRCDSLPGRARTTSEGPHHHPAPRHLAPAHRPHSMYTRGISYSPPVGSSPVSPASGACSMTDSAGSSLSMDGDGDHWAVEGELRYGHSLTPEEPVIMEENLDDYAAWPAGTGEDEKLNNYMSMERSLCLPIHNNSSLTNLRKYSHSLTGVKQSSPSQGSFMDVYSPCGSSPLEASGAYMPMSPGDTRVLYNRQPQSANHSRGSSLAEEGYVPMAPGSQDAYVDMDHGSQSARKIGDVSSGSSCSLTSGTPSNDLRFSEYNLERVSSLISQDDGPSERPARAYSVGSRPVNINNTTANRNEAVAQSEPQRVRAFSVGSTVPRARGVHPHLTTPTRQSSHSSVEPSEDLMELDFSKNKSRTRNKNIFKKPTTSVSSERLTLPSSAVSSAASSYSTAEGSYMEMSPRSSPKPSDLDVDVTHLAPSPPKNSRFSSIIGRSPPKTSYPFERKIGFLSSSPPINPTSSPLYRVPEADSGYVDMTTGSRDDLNIEEPTFNNLSSSPCASSLSTASSAATVTYNPISCARQNSPLRNDEYLEMRPGGEAKPVLPKSSQPRVETFPINETRPHQFIKINPTPAIKQPLLTSQNLIRARGSLQEDYLDMSLKRKKSLIEDNNNTKIVAGRTEPVDTPKKAPEGYVEMSWSGNKSQRKPSLEGGKGEAENYMNMSGANCNKRDRRGSRKDRNRYSSQPIAIQTSNKEGQTSSPFSGRKHSTGTPPKIPCYLPLNSFGSSSPSSSPYSSLGRTRGRKTARRDSKESMTGSGVTTPSGSTTTIFPLNLNSPGSPMKPFTAKQEYELSMCPVDASSGTVKLAQPQDTQTSAKPVIVDQSENEYVNFAPGSTSEVPPATVETAQVDARKPSVERLVTDLSNLSLAGVEDTVNTRLSEPTASEVSSESVATTSNAGKSSEPVVVSRTSSVSSVGEKEIQYASLDLVRSSSEDDSGQARSLKSQTSLTESSSTSTPSPNVAADKTFTYAEIDFAASQKLLRH